Genomic window (Marinobacter fonticola):
ACGTGACAAAGGTCTTCAGGAGTACCTCGAAAGCCACCTGCGCCATCTCGTCACCGTGGAGGATGACAAGGGGGGATTCCACTTCGATCTTGCTGCCCATCGCGTTCTCCTTTGCTTAGCTGCCGTGTGAGCCAACGCCTGTCCTGTGAGCCGGAATTCATATCAAAAACCGGAGTCGTCTCTGTTAACCCTAAGCTTGTTTTCGCGGGGGTCAAGGAAAGCGTTATCGAAGCATAGGCTGGACACCCTCGCCTGCCGTGGCGGAAGCCACAGCAGGCGGTCTCACGCGTTCCGTTGGGCATCAAGCTTTTCGAGAGACAATCCCGGGCATGCCGATGTACCCCGGCAGCGCCTCGATGCGCTCGATCCAGGCCTGAATGGCCGGGTATGGCTCAAGCGTCACGCCACCTTCCCAGCCCAAAGCCACGTATGGGAACACCGCGCAATCGGCGATGGTCGGTCGGCCCAAGGCCAGCCATCGATGCTCGCTCAGGTGCTGTTCGATCAACGGCAGGACTTTCGCGCTGACGTCCAAAGCACGTTCCTTGTTCAGCGGGTAGCCGAACTTGTCGATCAAACGGGCGGCGTTGGGGCCCGCGTGAATCTCGTTGGCGGCGGTTGACAGCCACTGCATGACCTCGCCCTGCTGGGCCGCACCGTCCGGCCACCATTGATTGCCGCCATACTGTCGCGCCAGATACACCAGAATCGCCTGGGAATCACGCAGGACAACGTCACCATCGGTCAGCACCGGCACTTGCCCCCAGGGATTGAGATCAATCAGCGGCGATCGCTTGTGGGCGCCGCCAGGTACGTCCACCGGTTCCAGTGCCAGTTCGATACCCGCTAAAGCGGTAAACAGCCGAACCTTGTAGCTGTTACCGGACAGTTCCAGATCGTATAGTTTCATGGCAAGGGTCTCTTTAGGGTGACGGTTCGTTAGGCTGAGCGTTCGTTGCTGGGGGCTTTGGAGCGTTTGGTCCCGGACGCCGGCTCAGGCAGTAGCTGGTTAAATTCCAGTACGTTCCGGTCGGGGTCGCGGATAAACAGGGTGATCCGGCGTGGGCCGAGGCGATGGATGCCCTCGGTAATGGCAATACCCGCCTGGTCAAGCCAGTCTTTCAAGGCGTAGAGATCATCGACGACAAAGGCGGGGTGAGTCACACCGGGTAGCTTGACCGGCTCGTCCAGCAATACATTCCGGCCATGGTGTAAACGCGTGGCGTTAAAGATCAGGTTAATCCGCACACCGTCTGGCGTTTCCATCTCATTCGCTTCGTATTTGTCGAAACGACGCACCTCCCGAAACCCAATCTGCTCATAAAAATCCACCGCTTGCTGGCGGTCGCTGACCCGAATACCGACGTGATCGTACTGACGAATGCGCTGAGGTTGTTTCATAACTGACTCCAAATGGACGGCGCTGTAGTGGACAGCGCCAGTAGACCCCTCCGAATGGATTCAATAAATGCCGCCGAGCTGCTAGGTTTATTCAGGTTTTTGCACAAATCCCATATCACCGGCTGCAAAGGTGCCTGCCGATGGACAAACTCAAAGCCATGAGTACCTTTGTCACCATTGTGGACGAAGGCAGCCTGACCGCTGCCGCCGGCAAGCTGGATCGCTCCCCGGCCGCCATCGTGCGAACGCTCGCCGGCCTGGAACAGCATCTTGGCGTGCGTCTACTCAACCGCAGCACTCGCCGCATCGCCCTCACCGATGAAGGCCGCGAGTACCTGCGACACTGCCGGCGCATTCTGGCGGACATCGAAGCGGTCGAGTTCCAGCTCGATAGCCGGCGCGCCGACCCGGCGGGCAAGCTTTCCATTACCGCCCCGGTGATGTTTGGCCGTTTGCATCTAGCGCCTTTGCTGAACCAGTGGCTAAAGCAGAATCCCGCCATGAGTGCGGAATTGACCCTGCTCGATCGAGTCGTGGATGTGATTGAGGAAGGCTTTGATCTGGCCCTGCGGATTGGCCACCTGGCCGACTCCTCGCTGATTGCACGGTCAGTCGGCAGCACGCCCTATGTCCTCTGCGCGAGCCCGGCGCTCATCGAACAACGGGGAGGACCCAGCCACCCCGAACAACTGTCGGACTGGCCGACGGTATGCTTCGCGCCGTCGGGAGAGGTGTGGCCGTTTCAGGTAGAAGGGGAACTTTGGGAGCAGCGCGTGCATCCTGTCGTCAGCGCCAATCAGATCGATACCGGACTCGCCGCCGCCCGGGACGGACTCGGTATTTGCAGGGTTTTGGGCTATCAGGCCCAGGAAGATTTCGAGCGCGGCACACTGGTGCCGGTGTTAACGGCATACAACGCCCCCGCACTGCCAGTGCAGTTTGTGTTTCCGCACAGCCGGCTGCTATCGCCGCGCGTGCGGCAATTTCTGGATGCCGTCGTCGGGCCGTTACAGGAACGCTTGAAGCCTTGACCGGTTAAACCGCTTTAACGCTAGCAGTAGGAGATCGATTGTCCGGAATTCCGCACGGAATTCACCGGATTCGGCGCCACCTGTCCTGTAAACGGGACACTTGGGCGACGACTGCTCCCCCCATCAGCCAGCCCCAACCCTTAATACATCGACATATCAGTCAGTTAAAAAGCTGGCACGAATCCTGTTGTCACCAACACATAACCATAACAACAGCCTGAAAAATTGTCGTTGGATCCCTTCTTTTATCCCGGCTCGGACAACAATAAAAGGAAGCGCTATGCGTGTGTTCTTTCTAGCCCTCTTGCTGGCTAGCCCCCTATGTTTTGGCAAAACCGTCGCGATCATCGAGAGTTATCACAAAGAATACAAATGGGATGCGGATTACATTGCCGCCGTTGAATCAGTACTCGGTCGAGAGCACGATATTCACGTGTTCGAACTGGATACCAAACGTCTGGCCAAAGGCGAATGGCCGCAGAAGGTCGCGGAAATCGAACAGGCCATCGCCAATCTGAAACCGGATGTCGTCATTCTGGGTGACGACAACGCCTTCTCGCTAATGGCAGAGCACCTGGTTGAGCAGACTATTCCCGTGGTATTCCTCGGGGTCAATGGGGGACCGGCTCAGCACCCTACCCTGAAGCACCCGCTGGTTACCGGCATCCTTGAGCGCCCTTTTTTCAAGGATAGTGTTCGTCATTTGCGCAAGATACTGGCACAGCGAGAACGGTTTCTGGTGTTGATGGACGACTCACCCACCATGCGTAATGCAGTTAACGAGTACTTTGGCGATAAACGCCAAGCCACCCTCTATGGCTCCAAGCTGGACATCGTGCTGACCAATGACCGGGACACCTGGCTGCAAACGGTGGTGGACGCCCATGAGAGCTACGATGCGGTCATTCTCGGCACCCACCACACGATCAGGGACGGGGAAGATCAGTACGCTGTGCCTCAGGAACTACTAAAGGAAGCCTTTTACCGGGCACAACTTCCGCTGTTCTCGTTCTGGGACATCTTTATTGGACAAGAGCAGTCCATTGGCGGATTCACCATTTCCGCCCGCCAGGAAGGCCTGACGGCCGCTCGGCTGGCGTCCATCATTCTCAATGGCGTAGAGCCCCAGAGCATTCCCCAGCTTCAATCACTGAGTGGCCATTACGTCTACAGCGAAAGTGGACTGAAGCACTGGAACCTGGAATTGTCGCCGATGATTGCCAGCCAGGCGTACTTCGTGGAGTGAGACTGACTGAGCCAAGACTATCTAGCTAGAACCGGAGCTAGAAATCGGGACGGCTTTATCTTGAAGCCTGTCGAGCAGCTAACGATATCGCTGTCCCGGTCTCTTTGTGCCTCTATACCTTCCTGTCTTCACACCTCTAAACAGGAAAGCGCCGGATCCGCAATGTGAGATAGACCCCCACCGCCAATACGGCGAAGGTCAGGCCGAAAGCGAACCGGAAATTGCCGGTCAGGTCGATCAACCCCCCAGCCAGCGCAGGCCCGACCAACTGGCCTGCCGCGAAGAATACCGTGACGAAACTGAACGCGATGGGGATGTATCGGGGGGCCACCTGATCCGTGGCGCTGGCTTGGATCAGGGCAAACATACCGTTGACCGAAAAACCCATCAGCAGGAAGTGCAGAAAAAAGGTCAGCAAGGTCTGGCTTGCCAGCGGCAATGCCATGGCCAGGGTTACCAGTGTCATGGAAGCCGTCAAT
Coding sequences:
- a CDS encoding glutathione S-transferase family protein; the encoded protein is MKLYDLELSGNSYKVRLFTALAGIELALEPVDVPGGAHKRSPLIDLNPWGQVPVLTDGDVVLRDSQAILVYLARQYGGNQWWPDGAAQQGEVMQWLSTAANEIHAGPNAARLIDKFGYPLNKERALDVSAKVLPLIEQHLSEHRWLALGRPTIADCAVFPYVALGWEGGVTLEPYPAIQAWIERIEALPGYIGMPGIVSRKA
- a CDS encoding LysR family transcriptional regulator; its protein translation is MDKLKAMSTFVTIVDEGSLTAAAGKLDRSPAAIVRTLAGLEQHLGVRLLNRSTRRIALTDEGREYLRHCRRILADIEAVEFQLDSRRADPAGKLSITAPVMFGRLHLAPLLNQWLKQNPAMSAELTLLDRVVDVIEEGFDLALRIGHLADSSLIARSVGSTPYVLCASPALIEQRGGPSHPEQLSDWPTVCFAPSGEVWPFQVEGELWEQRVHPVVSANQIDTGLAAARDGLGICRVLGYQAQEDFERGTLVPVLTAYNAPALPVQFVFPHSRLLSPRVRQFLDAVVGPLQERLKP
- a CDS encoding VOC family protein is translated as MKQPQRIRQYDHVGIRVSDRQQAVDFYEQIGFREVRRFDKYEANEMETPDGVRINLIFNATRLHHGRNVLLDEPVKLPGVTHPAFVVDDLYALKDWLDQAGIAITEGIHRLGPRRITLFIRDPDRNVLEFNQLLPEPASGTKRSKAPSNERSA
- a CDS encoding ABC transporter substrate-binding protein, giving the protein MRVFFLALLLASPLCFGKTVAIIESYHKEYKWDADYIAAVESVLGREHDIHVFELDTKRLAKGEWPQKVAEIEQAIANLKPDVVILGDDNAFSLMAEHLVEQTIPVVFLGVNGGPAQHPTLKHPLVTGILERPFFKDSVRHLRKILAQRERFLVLMDDSPTMRNAVNEYFGDKRQATLYGSKLDIVLTNDRDTWLQTVVDAHESYDAVILGTHHTIRDGEDQYAVPQELLKEAFYRAQLPLFSFWDIFIGQEQSIGGFTISARQEGLTAARLASIILNGVEPQSIPQLQSLSGHYVYSESGLKHWNLELSPMIASQAYFVE